GCCAACTGGGACTGGATGCCCGGCTTCGCTGCCTGCAGTTCTGCGTCAAGACGGGCGGTGTCGGCGATCAGCCGGTCCACCTCCTCCTTTCTGGCAGCTGCTTCGTCCCGGGCTGCCTTCTCCCGCTCCAGGGCAGCGTCGGCCTTGGCCTTCAGGTCCTTGATTTCGGCTTCAACGGCCTGGAGGCGTGCCTCGGAGTTGACGTTGGTGGCGTTCTGCTGGGACAGCTTGTCCATGGCGGCGTTCTGGCTGCGCATGGCCTGGTCCGCCAGGTCCATGGTTTCGGTCAGGCTTCCGCCGTTGTTCGAGCCGAAGAACAGGGACAGGTTGGAGGGCACTCCCCCGGACTTGTAGGCCTGGGTGGCAATCTGCCCGATCAGCTTCTTGGTGTCGGCGATCTTTTGCTTGTCCGTTTCCAGCTGCTGCGTGATTTTGGCCTTGTTCTGCTGGGCCATGTCCACGCGGGCGGAGAGGGCCTCCACTTCCTTGACGGCCCCGGCAACGCGGCCCTGGGCCTCCAGGAGCGCCTGCTGGGCGCCGGGCAGCTGGCCTTGGTAGATGACAAGGTCGCTGGCAGCTTTGGCGATGCGGGAATCAACGAATTCCAATGACTGCTGGACCCGGGCTGCTTCCGCTTCGAGGGCTTTCTGCTTGTCTTCAAGCTCGTCGGCGAACGCTACCGGAGTGGAGGATGCGAGCCCGGCGGCGAGGACGACGGCGAGCACAGCGCTCATGAGACCGGTGCGCTGGGGGGCCTTCCACCGGCTGGTGCGCCGGCGCCGCGGGGTCGTTTGGTCCGTTACGTTCATGGGCATTCCTTGTTCGGTTTGCATATCTAGACGCGAAGGTATCGGCGCAAGGTCAAGAGAGACGAAATTCCCGCCAAGGATCCGCCAAGGATTATCAATGCCGGTGCCAGGATCAGCGTCTGGCCGGAGGAGATGAAGGCAGTGTCCGGGTACTGCTGGGACATGTATTCGCCGAGGAAGAAGTGCGCAACGGCCCACAGCGTGGCGGAGGCGAGTGCGGCGCCGATGACTGCCGCGATGACCCCCTCCAGGATGAACGGCAGCTGGATCACTGTCTTTGAGGCGCCCACCAGGCGCATGATTCCGGTTTCGCGGCGGCGGCTGAAGGCGGAGAGCCGGATGGTGGTGGCGATCAGCAGGATGGCGCAAACGATCATCACGCCGGCGATACTCACCGCGACCAGCGAGGCCCCGTTCATGACCGAGAACAGCCGTTCGAGGAGCTGGCGCTGGTCAATGACGGTCTCCACGCCAGGCTGCGAGGCGAAGGTTTCACTGATGATCTGGTACTTTTCCGGATCCTTCATGTTGATGCGGAAGGATGCCGGCAACTGGTCCGGTGTCACGGAGTCCACGATGGGCGAATTCGAGAACTGGTCCTTGAAGTGCTTGTAGGCCTCTTCTTTGGACTCGTGCTGGAAGTCGTTGATGTACTGGGCCACTGCCGGGGACTCAAGGAGGGAGTTAAGGCTTTCCTGCTGCTCGGCGGTGACGGGCCCGCTGGCGCAACCGGCCGCCGTCGACCCTTCACTGCACAGGAAGATGGCCACCTGGACTTTGTCGTACCAGTAGCCCTTCATCTGGTTGATCTGCATCTGAAGCATTCCGGCAGCGCCCACGAAAGTGAGCGAGACGAAGGTGACCAGGATGACTGAGACAACCATGGAGAGGTTGCGGCGGAGGCCGCTGCCGATCTCGCTGAGAATGAATGCGAGCCTCATCGTTGTCCCTCGCCTTCGCCCGGCTGTCCGTCTCCGGAGGTGTCCCGGCCACTGGCATCCTTGAGCCTGCGCGACTGGCCGACTACCGGAATCATCGAGGTGTACAGTGCCTTGGCTTC
This genomic interval from Arthrobacter sp. SLBN-100 contains the following:
- a CDS encoding M23 family metallopeptidase, with translation MNVTDQTTPRRRRTSRWKAPQRTGLMSAVLAVVLAAGLASSTPVAFADELEDKQKALEAEAARVQQSLEFVDSRIAKAASDLVIYQGQLPGAQQALLEAQGRVAGAVKEVEALSARVDMAQQNKAKITQQLETDKQKIADTKKLIGQIATQAYKSGGVPSNLSLFFGSNNGGSLTETMDLADQAMRSQNAAMDKLSQQNATNVNSEARLQAVEAEIKDLKAKADAALEREKAARDEAAARKEEVDRLIADTARLDAELQAAKPGIQSQLASVQASQNAVAAEIEERDRKLREAWEAEQRRLAAEAAAAAAAAAAARNQPPPPVQPFVPPVGSPSAFGLRHPFDGSVPITSGFGWRATPPGTIDFYGQGGYLHTGIDFGAACGTPVYAAAAGEVFSSGWNSADGGGWRVKISHGLVQGNTLNTIYYHNSSIVVSNGQRVSQGQLIAYSGNTGNSTGCHAHFETWLNGNAVDPMGLL
- the ftsX gene encoding permease-like cell division protein FtsX, with the translated sequence MRLAFILSEIGSGLRRNLSMVVSVILVTFVSLTFVGAAGMLQMQINQMKGYWYDKVQVAIFLCSEGSTAAGCASGPVTAEQQESLNSLLESPAVAQYINDFQHESKEEAYKHFKDQFSNSPIVDSVTPDQLPASFRINMKDPEKYQIISETFASQPGVETVIDQRQLLERLFSVMNGASLVAVSIAGVMIVCAILLIATTIRLSAFSRRRETGIMRLVGASKTVIQLPFILEGVIAAVIGAALASATLWAVAHFFLGEYMSQQYPDTAFISSGQTLILAPALIILGGSLAGISSLLTLRRYLRV